In the Candidatus Lernaella stagnicola genome, one interval contains:
- a CDS encoding aryl-sulfate sulfotransferase, translating into MDSKRFLFFALVFFLVLSFAAACGDDDDDDDQSASDDDDDNDDDTSGPASDDDDNDDVTPPLACEAEVEPVNSDNPLSRKVVVTCNERAAISGFVTTPGEEGVGFSDPPISETGLTHFIWFYGLLEDTTYDLIVHEAGETTALAHASFTTPTLPGWLPQLQDYRVAEDADPGYWISAVNNTPGESVFPTRVLIVFDRQARPRFVHEMPLAGEFHPLQSQVVFSNGDIGVSTTTNLVGVKKNGKAYRLFNLALQEGYFRPAHHQFYVADREAEMAMVLYNDLGPGVQCDLTTPTDEAVGDGVVFVGREGEEIWRWSVFDHADVIRPDMMNPFVCYNFHFGPGKYDWTHGNGVIPVPGETAVLISLRNVLQLVKVDVLTGDVIWQMGPDLDFTWLGDEPEMDRWFRMQHDPVYVTPTRLLILDNGNCRYNFNCLDGPWTRALEIEIDEDAMTVTQVWEHRVDFSHAQGNVQRLANGNTLIYNGWQGQFWEVTHDHQEVMYGAFSAVQKTFDLRSYPALWDYDAEPPVK; encoded by the coding sequence ATGGATAGTAAACGTTTTTTATTTTTCGCATTGGTGTTCTTCCTTGTCCTTTCCTTTGCCGCGGCCTGCGGCGATGACGACGACGACGACGACCAATCCGCATCCGATGATGATGACGACAACGACGACGACACCTCTGGACCGGCGAGTGACGACGACGACAACGACGACGTTACCCCGCCGCTGGCGTGCGAAGCGGAGGTGGAACCGGTCAACTCGGACAACCCGCTGTCGCGGAAGGTCGTGGTCACGTGCAACGAGCGGGCGGCGATTTCCGGCTTCGTAACCACGCCGGGCGAAGAGGGTGTGGGATTCTCCGACCCGCCGATCTCAGAAACCGGTTTGACGCATTTCATTTGGTTTTACGGTTTGCTGGAAGACACGACGTACGACCTGATCGTGCACGAGGCGGGCGAGACCACGGCGCTGGCTCACGCCTCTTTCACGACGCCGACGCTGCCCGGCTGGTTGCCGCAATTGCAGGACTATCGCGTCGCGGAGGACGCCGACCCGGGTTACTGGATCAGCGCTGTCAACAACACGCCCGGCGAAAGCGTTTTCCCGACGCGGGTGTTGATCGTGTTCGACCGTCAGGCGCGACCGCGTTTCGTGCACGAGATGCCGCTGGCGGGAGAGTTCCATCCTCTGCAATCGCAGGTCGTGTTCAGCAACGGGGACATCGGGGTGTCGACGACGACGAACCTGGTGGGCGTTAAGAAGAACGGCAAGGCGTACCGGTTGTTCAACCTGGCGCTCCAGGAAGGATATTTCCGGCCCGCCCACCATCAATTTTACGTCGCGGATCGCGAGGCTGAGATGGCGATGGTGCTCTACAACGACCTCGGACCGGGCGTGCAGTGCGACCTGACGACGCCGACCGACGAGGCCGTGGGCGACGGCGTGGTGTTTGTGGGTCGCGAAGGCGAAGAGATATGGCGTTGGTCGGTATTCGATCACGCGGACGTCATTCGGCCGGACATGATGAACCCGTTTGTTTGCTACAACTTCCACTTCGGTCCGGGCAAGTACGACTGGACGCACGGCAACGGCGTCATTCCCGTGCCGGGTGAAACCGCGGTGCTGATTTCGCTTCGCAACGTGCTGCAACTGGTCAAGGTGGACGTGCTGACCGGCGATGTGATCTGGCAGATGGGCCCCGATCTCGATTTTACGTGGCTCGGCGACGAACCGGAGATGGATCGCTGGTTTCGCATGCAGCACGACCCGGTTTACGTGACGCCAACGCGGCTGCTCATTCTCGATAACGGCAACTGTCGTTACAACTTCAACTGCCTGGATGGGCCGTGGACGCGGGCACTGGAAATCGAGATCGACGAGGACGCGATGACCGTCACGCAGGTGTGGGAGCATCGGGTTGATTTCTCGCACGCGCAGGGTAACGTGCAACGCTTGGCCAATGGCAACACGTTGATTTACAACGGTTGGCAAGGGCAGTTTTGGGAAGTGACGCACGATCACCAGGAGGTCATGTACGGAGCGTTCAGCGCCGTGCAGAAGACTTTCGACTTGCGCTCGTATCCCGCGCTGTGGGATTACGACGCCGAGCCGCCGGTGAAGTGA
- a CDS encoding 3-oxoacyl-[acyl-carrier-protein] synthase III C-terminal domain-containing protein, with translation MKTTTKILGVGSYIPERIISNDDALAMLENASRAYLESADLKTLTAKAAAKMEKAGSVTRHWCEEDQYSTDIARLASEKALNDAGVDAADIDLIIYTGMSKAFVEPATAHVLRHEIGARNANVIDTQDACTSFMKSMDLADSMIRTGKAETVLVAAGERTFDWADFTCKTVDELAWKFGALTIGDAAGAMVLGRTSEPVYAGNPYHMRSFHKLADGQYGTCHIGLNHKFGERYRLHSHSSRLVRAGLGLVMQLVSEVLQQPEFAGFQYDTLFVHDIGKIIETTVLPFLREAGVHVPETYRSYFPDLGNIASTSLPVALDSAIREGRIQRGNLAVYVCPAAGVQAGVLLFVY, from the coding sequence ATGAAAACAACAACGAAGATTTTGGGCGTCGGTTCCTATATCCCGGAGCGGATCATCAGCAACGACGACGCGCTGGCCATGCTCGAAAACGCCAGCCGCGCCTACCTTGAAAGCGCCGACCTCAAGACGTTGACCGCCAAGGCGGCCGCGAAAATGGAGAAAGCGGGCAGCGTGACGCGGCACTGGTGTGAAGAAGATCAGTACAGCACCGACATTGCCCGCCTCGCTTCCGAAAAAGCGTTGAACGACGCCGGGGTCGACGCGGCGGATATCGATCTGATCATTTATACCGGCATGTCCAAAGCTTTCGTGGAGCCCGCGACGGCGCACGTGCTGCGGCATGAGATCGGCGCGCGCAACGCCAACGTGATCGATACGCAGGACGCTTGCACGAGTTTCATGAAGTCCATGGATCTGGCCGACAGCATGATCCGCACCGGCAAGGCCGAGACCGTGTTGGTGGCCGCCGGTGAACGTACTTTTGACTGGGCGGATTTTACGTGCAAGACGGTGGACGAGCTGGCATGGAAGTTCGGCGCACTGACGATCGGCGACGCGGCGGGGGCGATGGTGCTCGGGCGTACTTCGGAGCCGGTATATGCTGGAAACCCATACCACATGCGCAGCTTTCATAAGTTGGCCGACGGCCAATACGGCACTTGCCACATCGGGTTGAATCACAAGTTCGGCGAACGCTATCGCTTGCATTCGCATTCATCGCGGCTGGTGCGCGCCGGTTTGGGGTTGGTGATGCAACTCGTGTCCGAGGTTCTGCAGCAGCCGGAATTCGCGGGCTTTCAGTACGACACCCTGTTTGTTCACGACATCGGCAAGATCATCGAAACAACCGTGCTGCCGTTCTTGCGCGAGGCGGGCGTACACGTTCCCGAAACCTACCGCTCGTATTTCCCGGACCTGGGCAATATCGCCTCGACGAGTTTGCCGGTGGCGTTGGACTCCGCAATACGCGAAGGACGCATCCAACGCGGCAACCTGGCCGTGTACGTTTGCCCGGCGGCGGGCGTGCAGGCGGGAGTGTTACTCTTCGTTTACTAG
- a CDS encoding ion transporter: protein MAQTPPNQRKSWTIRTQSEEKPPSPWRARLHEIIFEADTPLGKAFDILLFILIILSVFAVMLESVSWLRADYGRILYLIEWAFTILFTIEFILRLICVRRPSAYATSFFGVVDLLAVLPTYLSLVIAGTQTLLIIRVLRLLRVFRVFKLTRYLGEARLLTTALKASRHKIVVFLWTVLTAVIIMGSLMYLVEGEASGFTSIPRGVYWAVVTMTTVGYGDIAPQTILGQTIAAFIMILGYAIIAVPTGIVSAELIQHVKTQTNTQACPNCSAEGHDDDADYCKFCGSKL from the coding sequence ATGGCCCAAACCCCTCCAAATCAGCGGAAAAGCTGGACAATACGCACGCAGAGCGAAGAGAAACCGCCCTCGCCCTGGCGGGCCCGCCTGCACGAGATCATCTTCGAGGCCGATACGCCGCTGGGCAAAGCCTTCGACATCCTTCTTTTTATCCTGATCATCCTCAGTGTCTTCGCCGTGATGCTGGAAAGCGTCAGTTGGCTGCGGGCCGATTACGGCCGCATTCTCTACCTGATTGAATGGGCATTTACGATCCTGTTCACGATCGAATTCATCTTGCGGTTGATTTGCGTCCGGCGACCGTCGGCCTACGCGACGAGTTTTTTCGGCGTCGTCGACCTTCTCGCGGTGCTGCCGACCTACCTGAGCCTCGTGATCGCCGGTACCCAGACCTTGTTGATTATCAGGGTATTGCGCCTCCTGCGTGTCTTTCGCGTCTTCAAGCTGACACGATATCTTGGCGAGGCGCGTCTGCTGACCACGGCGCTCAAAGCCAGTCGCCACAAGATCGTCGTCTTTTTATGGACCGTATTGACGGCCGTGATCATCATGGGCTCGCTGATGTACCTTGTCGAAGGCGAGGCGAGCGGCTTCACCAGCATTCCGCGCGGCGTGTATTGGGCGGTCGTCACGATGACCACGGTCGGCTACGGCGACATCGCGCCCCAAACCATCCTCGGGCAAACCATCGCGGCGTTCATCATGATCTTGGGTTATGCGATCATCGCCGTGCCCACGGGCATCGTATCGGCCGAGTTGATCCAACACGTCAAAACCCAGACCAATACCCAGGCCTGCCCCAACTGCAGTGCCGAAGGCCACGACGACGACGCCGACTACTGCAAATTCTGCGGCTCTAAATTGTGA
- a CDS encoding argininosuccinate synthase: MSHDEIKTIVLAYSGGLDTSIIIPWLKENYGCRVIAYAGDVGQGEGELAGLEERALETGADKAIVEDLREEFCSEYIFPMMQAGAIYERRYLLGTSIARPVIAKHLMEVAEAEGADAVAHGCTGKGNDQVRFELTFKAFNPKIPVIAPWRFWDIRSREDAINYAKERGIALVNIDEKKIYSHDRNLWHLSSEGGELEDPWESAPDSVFEITDDLRQAPDKGEEIIIGFVSGVPVSVNGEEMSAATLITRLNDLGRVHGVGRVDIVENRLVGMKSRGVYETPGGTILYVGHHEIESLVLDADTMHFKNQLAPKYAELIYNGLYFTPLREALDAFVRETQHNVTGEVRLLLYKGNVMVRGRRSPYSLYREDFATFGQDDVYDQSDAEGFINLYGLPIKVRTLIEMEGGEAMAGYKAPNYSKFKRD, encoded by the coding sequence AAAACGATTGTGCTCGCCTACTCCGGCGGGCTGGATACATCCATCATCATTCCGTGGCTGAAAGAGAACTACGGGTGTCGCGTCATCGCCTACGCCGGGGACGTGGGGCAAGGTGAAGGCGAACTGGCGGGTCTGGAAGAGCGCGCTTTGGAAACGGGGGCCGACAAGGCCATCGTCGAGGATCTGCGGGAAGAGTTCTGCTCTGAATATATATTCCCGATGATGCAGGCCGGGGCGATCTACGAGCGACGCTACCTGCTGGGAACGAGCATTGCGCGGCCGGTCATCGCCAAGCACCTGATGGAGGTGGCCGAAGCCGAAGGCGCGGATGCGGTAGCGCACGGCTGTACGGGCAAAGGAAACGACCAAGTGCGCTTTGAACTCACGTTTAAAGCGTTCAATCCGAAGATCCCCGTCATCGCGCCGTGGCGTTTTTGGGATATCCGTTCGCGCGAAGACGCCATCAACTACGCCAAGGAACGCGGCATCGCGTTGGTCAACATCGACGAAAAGAAGATCTACAGCCACGACCGCAACCTCTGGCACTTGTCCAGTGAGGGCGGCGAGTTGGAAGACCCGTGGGAAAGCGCGCCGGACAGCGTGTTCGAGATTACCGACGACCTACGACAGGCGCCGGACAAGGGCGAGGAAATCATCATTGGATTCGTCAGCGGCGTGCCCGTGAGTGTTAATGGTGAAGAGATGTCGGCCGCCACGCTGATCACGCGGCTGAACGACCTGGGCCGGGTGCACGGGGTCGGCCGGGTGGATATTGTCGAGAATCGCCTTGTGGGCATGAAGTCGCGGGGCGTGTACGAGACGCCGGGCGGGACGATCTTGTATGTCGGACACCATGAAATCGAAAGCCTGGTGCTCGACGCGGACACGATGCATTTCAAAAACCAACTCGCGCCGAAATATGCCGAACTGATCTACAACGGTCTTTACTTTACGCCGCTGCGCGAAGCCTTGGACGCCTTCGTGCGGGAGACGCAACACAACGTCACCGGCGAAGTAAGGTTGTTGCTGTACAAAGGTAACGTCATGGTGCGCGGGCGCCGTTCGCCCTATTCGCTGTACCGGGAGGATTTCGCCACCTTCGGTCAGGACGATGTTTACGACCAAAGCGACGCGGAAGGTTTCATCAACCTCTACGGCCTGCCGATCAAAGTCCGGACCTTGATCGAGATGGAGGGCGGCGAGGCGATGGCGGGATACAAAGCGCCGAACTATTCCAAGTTCAAAAGGGATTGA
- a CDS encoding sulfatase-like hydrolase/transferase, whose translation MADKPNVLMIVVDCLRSDRVFGEHRTCRTPQLDALMARSTRVPNMFVENSITAPAFTTIFTGCYSLAHGVTGLLGVKMNDEMFTLADAFMANGYYTIAEATGPLLPMLGIDQGFDEFNYREQQEYFFKPWGGKLVNRLAGGGLPEPWFMMVHLWELHEPRQVPAEFDTEEFGASRYDRALSCLDEYIGRLVAAAGEDTVIVFTGDHGERVDEKSAADTLLPYFLDKLGLSELSGEDDTRVGEDIDLLGKRGAELQTVMQSLMARTAMAESRLPIGTRFKLIGNLLKIGMTRTLMQKRKPGWAGFVEFLSMKWKDFLVGWAVFRGDSHAAQRYMMRDTMRHIINQHGYHIYDYLSRVPFAIRYPEALPADKTAVSEVRNIDIFPTLCDALNLDVPSVPWHGASFVEAMRNGVVESRPLYMETRGGTQAVYAFYIRGVRSAGYKVAYAPNEESAPVELYRLTEDGNEVRNLAEKDPDVVARLREEAETMSQTFAAGGEGKQLSAEEQEKMIAKLKSLGYM comes from the coding sequence ATGGCCGACAAACCCAACGTGCTGATGATCGTTGTCGACTGCCTGCGGTCCGACCGCGTGTTCGGCGAGCATCGCACGTGTCGCACGCCGCAACTCGACGCCTTGATGGCCCGCAGCACCCGCGTGCCGAATATGTTTGTCGAAAATTCGATCACCGCCCCAGCGTTCACCACGATTTTTACCGGCTGCTACAGCCTGGCGCACGGCGTGACGGGTTTGCTCGGCGTGAAAATGAACGACGAGATGTTCACGCTCGCCGACGCCTTTATGGCCAACGGGTACTACACCATCGCCGAGGCGACGGGGCCCTTGCTGCCGATGCTGGGGATCGATCAGGGCTTCGACGAATTCAACTACCGCGAGCAGCAGGAATACTTCTTCAAACCGTGGGGCGGAAAACTCGTCAACCGCTTGGCGGGAGGGGGTCTGCCCGAACCGTGGTTCATGATGGTCCACCTCTGGGAACTGCACGAACCGCGGCAGGTGCCGGCCGAATTCGACACGGAGGAATTCGGCGCCTCGCGCTATGATCGCGCCCTCTCGTGCTTGGACGAGTATATCGGGCGACTGGTCGCGGCGGCCGGCGAAGACACGGTCATCGTCTTTACCGGCGACCACGGCGAGAGGGTCGATGAGAAATCGGCGGCGGATACCTTGCTGCCGTATTTTCTCGACAAGCTGGGATTGTCGGAGTTGTCCGGCGAGGACGATACGCGGGTCGGCGAGGATATCGATCTGCTCGGCAAGCGCGGCGCGGAGTTGCAGACGGTCATGCAAAGCCTGATGGCTCGCACGGCGATGGCGGAAAGCCGGTTGCCGATCGGTACGCGCTTCAAGCTGATCGGGAACCTGCTCAAGATCGGCATGACGCGAACGCTGATGCAGAAACGCAAACCCGGCTGGGCGGGTTTCGTCGAGTTCTTGAGCATGAAGTGGAAGGATTTTCTCGTTGGTTGGGCCGTGTTTCGGGGCGACAGTCACGCGGCGCAGCGGTACATGATGCGCGACACCATGCGGCATATCATCAACCAGCACGGCTATCACATTTACGATTACCTTTCCCGCGTGCCGTTTGCGATCCGGTATCCGGAGGCGTTGCCGGCGGACAAAACGGCCGTTTCCGAGGTGCGCAATATCGATATCTTTCCGACGCTCTGCGACGCGTTGAACCTCGATGTGCCGTCGGTGCCGTGGCACGGCGCGAGCTTCGTGGAGGCGATGCGAAACGGCGTGGTTGAATCGCGGCCGTTGTATATGGAGACGCGCGGCGGTACGCAGGCCGTGTACGCGTTCTACATTCGCGGCGTGCGCTCGGCGGGCTATAAAGTGGCGTACGCGCCCAACGAAGAATCGGCCCCGGTGGAGTTGTATCGACTCACCGAGGATGGAAACGAAGTAAGAAATCTGGCAGAAAAGGACCCCGACGTCGTCGCTCGCTTGCGGGAAGAAGCGGAGACGATGTCGCAAACCTTTGCCGCCGGCGGCGAAGGCAAACAGCTTTCGGCCGAGGAACAGGAAAAAATGATCGCCAAACTCAAGTCCCTCGGATACATGTAA
- the argH gene encoding argininosuccinate lyase has translation MTLYRGRIDADTSGLMDAINRSLPVDIRLLPYDVLTNRAWTRGLARLEILSAAEEREILAALDEIAGMTFSTMPADEDVHTLVERLVTEKVGAAGGKIHTGRSRNDQVACDLRLYLCDALTSLLDAVCELAAWLADAAESHVDTLLPGMTHMQPAQPISLGHFLMSLAFALMRDARRLRDAFDRTNHCPLGAGALAGSGFAVDRERLAKELGFEGVCENAMDAVSDRDFAQEAAAAAAVLTGHLSRYAEQFVLWAGPAFGYLRFADAWSTGSSMMPQKRNPDAMELVRGKAARGIGHAMTLLSLTKGVPLSYAKDLQEDKAALFDAMDTALLCVAVFHQASASATFDKDRMRAALSADLLATDLADALTMTGVPFRLTHERVARVVSELEAAGRELDSLSEKEIAAAFPEFGGKAVPLSYDEAVARRTVRGGTAPAAVREQIARLREALSDISVPPRRRAD, from the coding sequence ATGACGCTCTATCGCGGGCGGATCGACGCCGACACCAGTGGATTGATGGACGCCATCAACCGGTCGCTGCCGGTCGATATCCGCTTGCTGCCCTATGATGTTTTGACCAACCGCGCCTGGACGCGGGGGTTGGCTCGGCTGGAGATACTCAGCGCCGCCGAAGAGCGGGAGATCCTGGCGGCGCTGGACGAAATTGCGGGGATGACCTTCTCGACCATGCCGGCGGACGAGGACGTGCACACTCTCGTCGAGCGCCTGGTGACGGAAAAGGTCGGCGCGGCGGGCGGAAAAATCCACACCGGCCGCAGCCGCAACGATCAGGTGGCGTGCGACCTGCGTCTGTATCTTTGTGACGCGCTGACCTCGCTTTTGGATGCCGTGTGCGAACTGGCCGCGTGGCTGGCCGACGCCGCGGAGAGTCACGTGGACACGCTGCTGCCCGGCATGACTCACATGCAACCGGCGCAACCGATTTCGCTGGGGCATTTTCTGATGTCGTTGGCGTTTGCGCTGATGCGCGACGCCCGGCGCCTGCGCGATGCGTTCGACCGAACGAATCATTGCCCACTTGGCGCGGGGGCGCTGGCGGGGTCGGGCTTTGCCGTGGATCGTGAACGCCTGGCGAAGGAGCTAGGCTTCGAGGGCGTGTGTGAGAACGCGATGGACGCGGTCAGCGATCGGGATTTTGCTCAGGAAGCGGCCGCGGCCGCAGCGGTGTTGACCGGTCACCTGTCACGTTACGCGGAGCAGTTTGTCTTGTGGGCCGGGCCCGCTTTCGGATACCTACGCTTTGCCGACGCGTGGTCCACCGGCTCATCGATGATGCCGCAGAAGCGAAACCCCGACGCCATGGAATTGGTGCGCGGCAAGGCGGCTCGTGGCATCGGGCACGCGATGACGCTGCTTTCGCTTACCAAGGGAGTGCCGCTTTCCTACGCGAAGGACCTGCAGGAGGACAAGGCGGCGTTGTTTGACGCCATGGATACGGCGCTGCTTTGCGTGGCGGTCTTTCATCAGGCGTCGGCATCGGCGACCTTCGATAAAGACCGCATGCGCGCGGCGCTGAGCGCCGACTTGCTGGCCACCGATCTGGCTGACGCGTTGACGATGACGGGCGTGCCTTTTCGCCTCACGCACGAGCGGGTGGCGCGGGTCGTCTCCGAGTTGGAGGCGGCGGGGCGGGAGCTTGATTCACTTTCCGAAAAAGAGATAGCCGCTGCGTTTCCCGAATTCGGCGGGAAAGCCGTGCCGCTTTCCTATGATGAGGCTGTAGCGCGGCGGACGGTGCGCGGCGGCACGGCACCCGCTGCCGTGCGGGAACAAATCGCACGCTTGCGCGAAGCCCTATCGGATATCTCGGTGCCTCCGCGACGACGCGCGGACTAA
- a CDS encoding DUF169 domain-containing protein, whose amino-acid sequence MNADFQQHFLAQWEKYFPQSELPIAYFYSDNPDPEIIAKPVEGWRCLIADLARVRKGRPTAVNLDSIGCRGGKYYAGFSDELAPQFPYFLSYGIPGKLEGERYKKSPEIVEEIMKGQPRQPAAGKYLVFKRWDQLADADEPRAVVFFAAPDVLSGLFTLAQFDETISDPVIIPFSSGCSSIISHPLAEVDKPVPRAVVGLLDVSARPYVAPNVMTFAIPMAKFERMVANMDESFLITESWGKMRERLLQP is encoded by the coding sequence ATGAACGCCGATTTTCAACAGCACTTTCTCGCTCAATGGGAAAAATACTTTCCGCAAAGCGAACTGCCGATCGCCTACTTCTACAGTGACAATCCCGACCCGGAGATCATTGCCAAACCGGTCGAAGGCTGGCGTTGCCTGATCGCCGACCTCGCCCGCGTTCGCAAAGGCCGACCGACCGCCGTTAACCTCGACTCCATTGGCTGCCGCGGCGGCAAGTACTACGCCGGATTCTCCGACGAACTGGCACCACAGTTCCCCTATTTTCTTTCGTACGGCATTCCCGGCAAACTGGAGGGCGAACGCTACAAAAAGTCCCCGGAAATCGTCGAAGAAATCATGAAGGGCCAACCCCGGCAACCCGCTGCCGGCAAATACCTCGTCTTCAAGCGGTGGGACCAACTGGCCGACGCCGACGAGCCTCGAGCCGTCGTCTTTTTCGCCGCGCCGGACGTTCTTTCCGGTCTGTTCACGCTCGCGCAATTTGATGAAACCATTTCGGACCCGGTGATCATCCCCTTCAGTTCCGGGTGCAGTTCCATCATCAGCCATCCCCTGGCCGAGGTGGACAAACCGGTTCCGCGCGCCGTCGTCGGCCTGCTGGACGTGTCCGCCCGCCCTTACGTGGCGCCAAACGTGATGACCTTTGCCATTCCAATGGCGAAATTCGAGCGCATGGTTGCCAATATGGATGAGTCGTTCCTGATCACCGAATCGTGGGGCAAAATGCGCGAACGGCTACTGCAACCTTAG